Below is a window of Synechococcus sp. RSCCF101 DNA.
GAGGACGGCGGACCTCCAGGCGGAAATCCCCCTCCTCGAGACGGAACTCCTGGATATCGGTCTCACAGAGGAAGGCGAGCAGCTGCTGGAGACGGTCGTGATCAAACTGCACGGGCGTGGGAGACGAGAGAAACGGGGTCGCGGGCTTGGGGTTGTGGCGGTCAGTTCTCGCGACCGAGGTAACTGTCGTTGCGCGTGTCGATCTTGATCTTCTCGCCGATGGAGATGAACAGCGGCACCATCACCTGGGCACCGGTCTCCACAATCGCCGGCTTGGTCCCACCGGTGGCCGTATCCCCCTTCACACCCGGATCGGTCTGTGTGACCTCGAGAACCACGGAATTGGGAAGCTCGACTTCCAATGGGGCCTCATTCCAGGACACCACATTGACTTCCATCCCCTCCTTCAGATACTTGCGCTGATCACCGATCTGCTTGGCGGTGAGGCGGGTCTCCTCGTAACTTGACATATCCATGAACACAAAGTCTTCGCCATCCATGTAGGTGTGCTGAAGCGTGGTTTTCTCCAGCAGAGCCTGGGGAATCATCTCACCGGCGCGGAACGTCTTCTCCACAACATTCCCTGTCTGCACAGCCTTGAGCTTGGTGCGAACGAAAGCCGAACCTTTGCCGGGCTTGACATGAAGAAACTCAACCACACGCCAGACGGAGCCATCGATCTCGATCGTTGTCCCCGTGCGAAAGTCGTTGCTGGAGATCATTCCCGCCAAACGGTTCAGGCGATTGTAGAGCTGTGCCAAAGTCCGCTCAGTGGACAGCTCCGCTATGAAGCCACTCCTCAGGTCCATCACTCCAGCCGATCTGCTTCGCCCCGCCATCGCCCTGCTGCTGATGGCCGGCCTGATGCTGGGAGGATCGCCCGCCTTCGCCGGGCTGCCGCCGGGCAATGCGGTGACCGACCCGGACGCCCTGCTGCGGGACGCCCTTCCCGTGCAGCAGGAGGATCTGGTGGGTCTGCAGCACCGGCTCGAGGGCACCAGCGACGACCTGAGAGCCAAGCGCTGGAGCGCTCTGCTCCGCACCATCCGACGCACCCAGGCGGCCTACACCACCCGCCGTGCCGTGATCCTGGACGCCGTCCCTGACGACCGGAGACAGCGGGCCGACGGGCTGATGGAGCAGCTGCGCACGGACCTGGAGGGACTGGCGGAGGCGGCGGAAACCCGGGACCGGGATGCCTTCCTGGCGGATCGGCGCCGGGCGCTCACCGCCATCGGAGGAGTGGAAGCCCTTCTGGTGCAGGGGGCGGAGGTGGTGATTCCGCCGGAGTTCGATGCGCTGCCCCGGCTGGTCGGGCGCGCGACTGTGTCGATCAGCACCAACAAGGGCGAGCTGCTGGCGGTCGTCGATGGCTACAACGCCCCCCTCACGGCCGGAGCCTTCGTGGATCTGGTGCGGCGGGGCTTCTACGACGGTCTGCCCTTCATCCGCGCCGAGGATTTCTATGTGCTTCAGACCGGGGATCCGAAGGGCGACGCCGATGGCTTCGTCGACCCCGCCAGCGGTCGTCAGCGCACGGTGCCCCTTGAGATCCGCATCCCCGGGGAGGAGGCTCCCTTCTACAACCAGACCTTCGAGGACCTCGGGCTGTACAAGGCGACACCCACCCTGCCCTTCGCCACCAAGGGCACCATGGGCTGGGCCCATTCCGACCAGGCCCTCGATGACGGTTCATCACAGTTCTTCCTGTTCCTGTTTGAACCCGAACTCACACCGGCTGGCCTCAATCTGATCGATGGTCGCTATGCGGCCTTCGGCTACGTGGTCGATGGCTTCGATGTGCTGGAGGAGCTCACCGCGGACGACCGGGTGGAACGGATTCGTCTGGTGAACGGCGAGGAGATGTTCATGGACCATGCCTGAGACCCTGGCGGACCTGGGTGAAGCGGAGCTGCTGCATCGCCTGGCCCGCTATGCCCCGCCGGGTCAGCTGTCCGACGACGCCGCGGTGCTCCACTGGCCCGCCGGGCCGGACCTGGTGGTGAACACCGATGTGTTCGTCGAAGACATCCACTTCAGTGACGCCACCATGGGACCGCAGGCGGTGGGCTGGAGGGTGGCCGCCGCCAACGGGTCCGACCTGGCGGCGATGGGGTGCCGCAGCTGCCTGGGCCTGACGGTCGGGCTGGTGGCGCCGGGATGGACGCCCTGGCCCTGGGTGCAGGGTGTGTATGAGGGCCTCTCGCAAGCCCTCGCCGACTTCGGCGGCGTCATCCTGGGGGGCGACTGCAGCGGCGGAGATCAGCGCGTGCTGGCCGTGACCGCTCTCGGGCACCTGAGCGGACGGCAGACGATCCGGCGCTCGGACGCCCGTCCGGGTGATTGGCTGATCAGCACGGGCAGCCACGGGCTGAGCCGCCTGGGCCTGGCCCTGCTCCGGAGCGAGATGCCGGTCGGCGACATTCCGGACGCGCTCCGCCAGCGCGCCATCTCCCGTCACAGGCGGCCGCGACCTCGCTGGGACGCGGCTGAACGGTTGCGGCGGTCACGCCCCTCGGCCTGCCATTGGAGGGTTGGCGGGGTGGACAGCAGCGACGGCCTGCTGGCCGCGCTGGAGGCTCTGGCCACCAGCAGCAGCTGCCGCATCCGGATCAACGAAGCCGGGATCCCACTTGACCCGGCGATGTCATACCTGCCTCAGGCCCGGGAGTGGTGCCTTGCGGGAGGGGAGGACTTCGAGCTGGTGCTCAGCCTGGAGCCCAGCTGGGCCCGTGCCCTGCTGAGCCTCAGCCGCGACGACGCATCCGAAACGGGAGATGAGGATCCGGACTGCTACCGCCACATCGGCTGGGTGGAAGCGGGACCTGCGGTTGTGACTGATGTTCAGGGTCTCCCCCTACTGGAGCCACCTAAAGGCCGGAGCCAGGGATTCGAGCACTTTCGCTGAGCCCGGACCCCCGGCGAGCTGGAATGAGTCAGGCGGCGTGCCGGATCAGGCCCACTTGGAGGCCACCACCTCGGCCAGATCGACGACGCGCTGGCTGTAGCCCCACTCGTTGTCGTACCAGGCGACGACCTTGACCAGGTTGTCACCGATGCTGAGGGTAAGGGCTTCATCCACGATGGTGGATTCGTCGGTGCCGGCGTAGTCACTCGACACCAGCGGCAGATCGCCGTACTTGATGATGCCCTTCATCCCGTTCTGTGAGGCGGCCTTCAGGGCGCTGTTGACAGCCTCAGCAGTGGTGGGCTTGGCCGATTCAAAGACCAGGTCGACCACCGAGACATTGGGTGTGGGGACACGCATCGCGATCCCGGTGAGCTTGCCTTTGACGCTCGGGTAGACGAGAGCCACAGCCTTGGCCGCTCCGGTGGAGGTGGGAACGATGTTCATCGCCGCAGCGCGGGCACGGCGGAGATCGCGATGGCTGGCATCAAGGATGCGCTGGTCTCCGGTGTAGCTATGGATGGTGGTCATCAGACCCTTGACCACACCGAACTCCTGATCGAGAACCTTCACGATCGGAGCCATGCAGTTGGTGGTGCAACTGGCGTTGCTGACGATGTCGTAGTCAGCGTGGCGGTATTCGGACTCGTTGACACCAACGACGAATGTACCGACACCTTCGCCCTTGCCGGGGGCCGTGATGAGAACTTTTCTGGCACCGGCCTGGAGGTGCTTGCTGGCGCCCTCCTTGGTCACGAACACGCCGGTGGATTCGATCACCAGATCCACGCCCCACTCCTTCCAGGGGAGATTGAGCGGATTGCGATCGGAGAAGCACTTGATCGTCTTGCCGTTGACGATGAGCGTGTCGTCCGTGTAACCGACTTCGGTGTCACGGATGCGACCCAGCATCGAGTCGTAGGTCAGCAGGTGGGCGTTGGTTTTCGGATCGGAGGTGTCGTTGAGACCCACCACTTCCAGACCCGTGTTCTCACCGCGGCTCAGCCAGCAGCGCATGAAGTTGCGTCCGATGCGTCCGAAACCGTTGATCGCAACGCGCAGAGTCATGGCACGGGCGGCGTGGCCGCAGAGTTCTGTTTTGGCTGCAAATCATACAGACCGGCTGACGGCAGCCTGGCCGGAAGGCCGGCGGCACCTCCGGCCGCTGGCTTGTTCACAGGGGGTGCGGAAGGATCGAGGCTGATCTAATTTCGCCTCGATTGGACAGAGCCTTGCCGCTGGAGCTCCAACCTGGCCAGCCCGTTCACTTCATCGGTGTGGCCGGAATCGGCATGTCGGCTCTGGCTCTGATCCTGGCTGACCGGGGGTACCCGGTCAGTGGCTCCGATCCCAGGGAGTCGCCGATGCGGTCGCACCTTGAAACGGTGGGGGTGCGGGTCTTCTCCCGTCAGGACGAGAGCACGGTGGCCCAGCTGGACAGCAGCGGCCTGAATCCACTGGTGGTCTGCAGCACCGCCATTCCCGAGAGCAATCCGGAACTGAAGGCCGCGAGGACTCGTGGCTGGCCCGTCCTGCACCGTTCCGATCTGCTGGCCGCTCTGATCGATCAGCAGCCGGCCATCGCGGTCGCCGGCAGTCACGGCAAGACCACCACGAGCACCCTGATCACGGAATTGCTGCTGGCGGCGGGCGAGGATCCCACCGCTGTGATCGGGGGGGTGGTTCCCTCCCTCGGGCGAAACGGTCGCTGCGGCCAGGGCCGCCTGCTGGTGGCCGAGGCCGATGAATCGGACGGCACCCTGGTGAAATTCGCGCCGGAGCTGGGCGTGATCACCAATCTCGAGCTGGACCACACGGATCACTATCACGATCTGGACGCGCTGGTGGCGACGGTGTCCCGCTTCGCCGGCAACTGCCGGTCCGTGCTGGCCAATCACGACTGCGCCGTGCTGCGCCGGCACCTCAGGGCCCAGAGCTGGTGGTCGGTGGAGCACGCCGATGGCGTCGCGTTCGCCGCTCTGCCGGTTCACCTCGACGGCGACCACACCATCGCGGAGTTCTACGAATCAGGCGAGCCTGTCGGCCGGCTGCGGTTGCCCCTTCCGGGACGCCACAACCTCAGCAATTCCACGGCCGCCCTGGCGGCCTGCCGGATGCAGGGTGTTCCGTTCGAGCGCCTGCGCGAGGCGATGGCGACGCTCCGATCGCCCGGCCGACGTTTCGATCTGCGGGGAACCTGGCAGGGGCGCTTCGTGGTGGACGACTACGCCCACCATCCCAGCGAAGTCGCGGCCACGCTCGCCATGGCACGGCTGATGGTGGAGAGCGGCAACAGCCCGCTGCCAGGCCGGCCCGAGAGACTGGTGGCGCTCTTCCAGCCGCACCGCTACAGCCGCACCCAGGACTTCATGGAGGCCTTCGCGGAAGCGCTGCGGGCAGCGGATCTGGTGCTCCTGGCTCCCCTGTACGCCGCCGGCGAGGAGCCGAGACCCGGAATCTCGAGTGCGGCCCTGGCCAGCGCCATCGAAGCCGCCCCCCACCACCCGGACGTCCATGTGGCGGGCAGCCTGGATCAGCTGGCGGATCAGGTGGTCGCGGTCAGCCGCCCCGGGGATCTGCTGTTGGCCATGGGCGCCGGCAATGTCAACAGCCTCTGGGGGCTGCTGCAGACCCGGACGACGGACGAGCACCCCGGCTCCGATCACCCTCCCGTCGCCGCATGACCCGCTCCCCGCTCGAGAGGGAGTCGATCCCGGCACCCGATGCAGCCCCGCAGGCGGGCATCCCCCTGGCCGGCTACACGACCTGGCGGGTGGGCGGTCCGGCGGAATGGTTCGCCGAGCCCGCCACACTCCCCGAGCTCATCTCCCTGCTGGCGTGGGCCGTGGATCGGGGCCAGGCGGTGCACCTGATGGGGGCCGGCTCGAACCTGCTCATCCACGATGCCGGCCTGGAAGGGCTCACCCTCTGCCTGCGCCGCCTCCAGGGAGCCCGGATCGATCCGGCCACCGGTCTCATCAGCGCCCTGGCCGGTGAACCGATCCCCACCCTGGCCCGGCGGGCCGCCCGGGCCGGACTGGCCGGACTGGAGTGGTCGGTGGGCATTCCCGGCACGGTGGGGGGCGCGGCGGTGATGAATGCCGGCGCCCAGGGGGGCTGCATCGCCGAGCGGCTGGTCGAGGTGGAGGTGATCGAGCCGTCCCGGCCGGAGACACCCCATCGCCTCAGCGCCGCGGAGCTTCGCTTCGGCTATCGCCACAGCCGCCTTCAGGAGGAGGACCTGGTGGTGCTCTCAGCCTCCTTCCAGCTCGAGCCCGGCCATGACCCGCGGCAGGTGACCGCACGGACCACGGGCAACCTGCAGCACCGCACCACCACCCAGCCGTACCACCAGCCCAGCTGCGGTTCCGTCTTCCGCAATCCCGAACCTCAGAAAGCGGGACGCCTGATCGAGGGCCTCGGCCTCAAGGGACGAAAGGTCGGCGGGGCGATGGTCTCGGACGTTCACGCCAATTTCATCGTCAACACGGGTGAGGCGACCGCCGAGGAGATCGAATCCCTGATCAGCCAGGTGCAGGCGGAGGTGCTCAGGGCCCATGGCATCGGGCTGGTCACGGAAGTGAAGCGGCTGGGCTGGTGACCCTCCCGCCCGGTCCGGCGGGCCGGGCCGATCCGCGATCTAGGCTCTGGCCCCTGCACGGATCAGCGTTATGGCCGGTTTCGGTCTCCCCAATTTCGGTCAGCTGACCGAAGCCTTCAAGAAAGCGCAGCAGATCCAGCAGGACGCGCAGAAGCTGCAGGAGGAGCTCGACGCGATGGAGCTGGAGGGGACCAGCAGCGATGGCCGGGCCAGCATCTGGCTTTCGGGCAACCAGCAGCCCCTGAAGGTGCGCCTGGCGCCGGAACTGGTGTCGGAAGGCGCAACCGTCACCGAAGCGGCCGTGCTCGAGGCCCTGAAAGCCGCATACGACACCTCCACCAGCACGATGAAAGCGCGGATGGAGGAGCTGACCGGAGGCCTCAACCTCAACCTGCCCGGCGCCTGAGGCCCGGGCGCCTGCCCCCCTCTCCCCGCCCGGCCAAACACACCTCTTCCACTGCACGTCGGTAGAGGGGGGCACGATCCCAATCCCGGCCCACGCAGCAGCCCGGCTCGTCCAGATGCAGGCAGTCCCGGAAGCGGCAGCGGCCGGCCGAGAGTCGCGCCCGGATCTCCGGAAACAGCGCTGCCAGCTCGCCGGGCGCCTCTGGAAGCGAGGGCCTGTTGAATCCGGGTGTGTCCGCGACCAGCGCTCCGTCGCCCACCGCCAGCAGCTCCACATGGCGGGTGGTGTGCCGTCCCCGCTCCAGGCGCCCGGAGACGGCACTGACCCGCAACCCAAGACCGGGAGTCAGCGCGTTGAGCAGGCTGCTCTTGCCCGCGCCGGAGGGGCCGCAGAGCACGGTCAGGGGTTGTGCGGCCAGCACCCGGCGATAGGCCTCCAGACCAGGACCATCGACACAGCAGAGCGGATGGGAGGCGTAGCCCCACCCGCCGATCCGGCTGCGCAGGCCGGCCACGGCATCGGGTCCGGACAGATCCGTCTTGGTCAGCACCACCGCCACGGGCAGGCCGGTGCCCTCGGCGGTGATCAGGAAGCGACTCAGCTGATCGGGATCGAAGGCCGGCTGCTGCAGTGAGACCACCACGTGGATGTGACTGCAGTTGGCCACCGAGGGGCGGGTCAGCAGGCTGCGGCGGGATTCACGCGCCGCGATCACCGCCCGGCCGGAAGACCAGTCGATCGCCTCCACCCACACCTGATCACCGACGACGACCCAGCGGCCGTCGCGATCGAGCCGGGAGCGCCGCACACAGAGCAGGTGATCCCGGTTTCCGGGACCCGGTCGGCGCAACCGGACCCGGCAGAACCCCCCCTGCAGGGCGATGACCCGCCCCTGGTGGCGGCCCCCTCCGGCCTCAACCGGCGGCACGCTGGATTCGCAGCCGGGTGACACCCCCATGGCGGTGGGCCACATCCACCCTGTGCCCGGCGTCTCTCAGCCCCTCGCTGACCATGGCCTCGGGTTCCCCGGCATCGAGATCCACCTGAAGCCAGGACCCCGGCTCCAGGCCCTCGAGGGCAAGCCGGGTGCGGATGTAATTCACCGGGCAGGGAAGGCCCCTGAGGTCGAGGGTCTCGGAGGGCTCCAGCGCGGGATCGGTCACGGAGTCAGTTGTGGTGCCCGAACAGCCCTCCGAACAGACCGCTCTTGTGGGGGTGGTCCTTGCCGGAATGGTGCCCGGCCAGCTGGCCCAGGAGATCGCGCTCCTGGTCGTTCAGCCTGGTGGGCAGCTGGACCACGACCCGCAGCAGGTGATCGCCACGGGCCACGGGATTGCCCAGGCGGGGAATGCCCTTGCCCTGAAGGGTGAGTTGGGCCTGGGGCTGGGTGCCGGCGGGGATCTCGATCGTCTCGGGACCATCCACGGTCTCGACCTCGATCCTGTCGCCCAGGATCGCCTGCAGGTAGCTGACCTTCACCTCCGAGAGCACCGTGGTGCCATCCCTCTGCAGCCGCGGATGGGGTTTCACGGTCAGGAAGACATAGAGATCACCACTCGGGCCGCCGCGGGGGCCAGCGTTGCCCTCCTGCCCGATCCTGAGACGGGTGCCGGAATCGACTCCGGCAGGGATGGTGATGCGGAGCTTCTTGCGCACCTGCTGAAGCCCCTGACCGCCGCAGGCGTCACAGGGATCGGCGATCACCTGGCCGCTGCCGCCGCAGGTGGGGCAGGGAGCCACCTGGGTGAAATTGCCGAAGGGTGTGCGGGTGGAGCGGCGCACCTGGCCGCTGCCGCCACAGGTGCTGCAGGTGGTAGGTCCACTGCCCGACTTCGCTCCAGTGCCCTTGCAGGTGCTGCAGGTCTCGAGGTGCCGGATCTGCACATCCCGTTCGCCGCCGAAGACGGCATCCTCGAAGTCCAGAGTGAGGTCGAGCCGAAGGTCCTCGCCCTGCTGAGGTCCGCGTCGGCGTGGTCCCTGCGCCGCTCCGCCGAACCCGCTGAAGAAGGTCTCGAACAAGTCGGCGAAGCCGCCCATGTCGCCCATGTCGGGCATCCCGGCCGCTCCCGACACACCGGCCTCGCCGAACTGGTCGTAGCGAGCACGCGTCTGGGGATCGCTGAGGACCTCGTAAGCCCGTCCGATCTCCTTGAACCGATCCTCGGCCCCAGGGTCCTTGTTGACGTCAGGGTGGTACTGACGCGCAAGCCGGCGATAGGCCCGCTTCAGGGTCTCACCGTCAGCGTCACGGCTGACCCCGAGCAGGTCGTAGTAATCCGCCATCGTGAGGCTTGAATGGATGAACGGTAGGGAAGGGTCTCCAGATCAGGGGAGGAGGGAGAACCGAATCCGGCTCGCTCAGCCCGCAGGCTCCTCGGCATCCGTGGACGGCGCGTCCGGGGCGGGACCCGGACCCATGGACACCTTCACCAGGGCGTGGCGCAGAACGCGTTCATTGAGCTGGTAGCCCCGCTGCAGTTCGGCGGTGATCACGTCCTCGGGATGTTCGTCGCTCTCCTCCCGCATCACGGCTTCGTGGAGGGTCGGATCAAAGGTCTCACCCTCGACACGCATCACCGAGACACCGAACTTCCGCAGCACATCGACCAGCTGCTTGTAGAGACCCTGGTAGCTGCGGTGCAGGCCCTGGGCTTCTTCGTTCTGGGGATCCAGCTGCTGGCGGGCTCTCTCGAAGTTGTCGACCACCGGCAGGATCTCCGCCAGCGTGGTGCAGGTGAGCTGCAGACGCTGATCCTCCTGATCGCGCTGCTGGCGCTTGCGGAAGTTGTCGAAGTCCGCCGCGATCCGCACGTACTGGCTGTTCAGGGCCTCGTGTTCCCGGCTGAGGCTCTCCAGTCGGGCCTCAAGCTCACGGACCCGATCCGCGGCGGCATCCGGACCGGTGGTGTCCCCGATCCCCGGTGAAACGGGGGGTTCGGTAGCAGATCCATCCTCCCCCTGATCGCCGCCGGCATCGGCGACGTCCGAGGGCTGGGCGCCAGCGGCCTGTGGGTCTCCCGCCGGGTGCTCCATCCCGTCACGGGCGGGGTCGGTCTCCGGTCGCTCTGGTGTGACGGGAGTCTCTCCGCTCATGGCTGAACTGGTCCAACACAACTAGACATGTTGAACGGCTGCGGTTCCCTCTCACAAGCGGGGAAGGCCGCACCTCGCTTCATGCATCGCGCTCGCCATGACTCTCGCCCCAGCCAGGCCCGTCCCCGACGCCATCGCTCCCGAGCAGCAGCGGCTTGAGGTGGAACTGCTGCTGCAGCGGCGGGTGCTGCAACCGGATGAGCTCATGGGCTGGCCGGAGGCGGCGAGCACCGAGCCGACTCTGCCGCTGCAACGCTGGCGGGAGCTGGGGGGTCTTCCGGTCTTCAGGGAGGGCACCCTGCTCCATCTGGCAATCCCCACCGGATGGGGAGAGGACGAGCAGTCCGCGCTGATGGGTGCCGTGCAGGAGCTGGGTCTGGAGGCCAGGCTCCATCTCGCTCTGTCCGATGACATCGAGGAGGCCTGGGCCTTGGCTGAGGCGCAGGGCGACGCAGCGACACCGACGGAGAAGCACGAGACCGAGGCCGAGGCACCGGTGGATCTGCTGTCCGAAGAGGTCCTGAAAGGATTTGAGATCCAGGGCGCACTCGAGGAGGACAGCGAGACCGGCGACGCGCCGGACCTCGAGGTGAGCCTGCGGGACACGAACAGTTCACCCGTGATCACCCTGGTGGATCGGATCCTGATGCAGGCCCTGAGCATGGGGGCCAGCGACATCCATGTGGAACCGCAGCGCAAGGGGCTCCAGATCCGCTTCAGGCAGGACGGGGTACTCCAGCTCCAGAAGAATCCGCTGCCCCCGCGGCTGATTCCAGCGGTCACGTCCCGGTTCAAGATCATGGCCGACCTGGACATCGCGGAGCGCCGGGTCCCCCAGGACGGGCGGATACGGCGGGTGTTCAAGGGACGACCGATTGACTTCCGTGTCAACACCCTTCCCAGCCGCTTCGGGGAGAAGGTGGTGCTGCGTCTCCTGGACAGCAGTGCCACCCAGCTCGGTCTCGACCGGCTTGTAACAGACCAGAGGGCACTCGGTCTGGTGCGGGACATGGGATCCAAACCGTTCGGCATCATTCTCGTGACGGGCCCAACCGGCTCTGGTAAGTCAACAACTCTGTATTCCCTGCTGGCCGAGCGCAACGATCCGGGCATCAACATCTCCACCGTGGAGGATCCGATTGAATACACCCTCCCGGGAATCACTCAGACCCAGGTGAACCGTGAAAAGGGTCTTGACTTCTCTACAGCCCTGCGGGCTTTCATGCGTCAAGATCCCGATGTGCTCCTGGTTGGAGAAACACGCGATCTGGAGACAGCGAAGACGGCCATCGAAGCCGCCCTCACCGGTCACCTGGTGCTGACCACACTCCACTGCAATGACGCGCCCAGCGCGATCGCTCGTCTCGATGAGATGGGCGTTGAGCCCTTCATGGTGAGCGCTTCCCTGCTGGGCATCATTTCCCAGCGTCTTCTCCGTCGTGTGTGTCCCGCCTGCAGAGAGCCCTACGAGCCGGGCCAGGAGGATCTCGGACGTTTCGGGCTGATGGCGTCATCCGAAGCTCATGTGACGTTCTACCGGGCGCGCAAGGGCGAAGGCCTTGACGGAACCGTCTGCCCCCGCTGCGGCGGCAGCGGCTATAAGGGCCGCGTTGGGGTCTACGAGGTCCTGGTGATGAACGAGACCCTCGCCTCGGCCGTGTCGAAGGGAGCTCCGACGGAGACCATCCGGCGACTGGCTCTCGAAGCCGGCATGAAGAGCCTGCTCGGCTATGGCCTTGATCTGGTCCGGGAAGGGCACACCACGCTGGAGGAGGTGGAACGGATGCTGCTCACCGACACCGGTCTGGAATCGGAGCGTCGAGCCCGCGCCCTCAACACCCAGACCTGTGAG
It encodes the following:
- the efp gene encoding elongation factor P, coding for MISSNDFRTGTTIEIDGSVWRVVEFLHVKPGKGSAFVRTKLKAVQTGNVVEKTFRAGEMIPQALLEKTTLQHTYMDGEDFVFMDMSSYEETRLTAKQIGDQRKYLKEGMEVNVVSWNEAPLEVELPNSVVLEVTQTDPGVKGDTATGGTKPAIVETGAQVMVPLFISIGEKIKIDTRNDSYLGREN
- a CDS encoding peptidylprolyl isomerase; protein product: MKPLLRSITPADLLRPAIALLLMAGLMLGGSPAFAGLPPGNAVTDPDALLRDALPVQQEDLVGLQHRLEGTSDDLRAKRWSALLRTIRRTQAAYTTRRAVILDAVPDDRRQRADGLMEQLRTDLEGLAEAAETRDRDAFLADRRRALTAIGGVEALLVQGAEVVIPPEFDALPRLVGRATVSISTNKGELLAVVDGYNAPLTAGAFVDLVRRGFYDGLPFIRAEDFYVLQTGDPKGDADGFVDPASGRQRTVPLEIRIPGEEAPFYNQTFEDLGLYKATPTLPFATKGTMGWAHSDQALDDGSSQFFLFLFEPELTPAGLNLIDGRYAAFGYVVDGFDVLEELTADDRVERIRLVNGEEMFMDHA
- the thiL gene encoding thiamine-phosphate kinase; the protein is MPETLADLGEAELLHRLARYAPPGQLSDDAAVLHWPAGPDLVVNTDVFVEDIHFSDATMGPQAVGWRVAAANGSDLAAMGCRSCLGLTVGLVAPGWTPWPWVQGVYEGLSQALADFGGVILGGDCSGGDQRVLAVTALGHLSGRQTIRRSDARPGDWLISTGSHGLSRLGLALLRSEMPVGDIPDALRQRAISRHRRPRPRWDAAERLRRSRPSACHWRVGGVDSSDGLLAALEALATSSSCRIRINEAGIPLDPAMSYLPQAREWCLAGGEDFELVLSLEPSWARALLSLSRDDASETGDEDPDCYRHIGWVEAGPAVVTDVQGLPLLEPPKGRSQGFEHFR
- a CDS encoding type I glyceraldehyde-3-phosphate dehydrogenase, which gives rise to MTLRVAINGFGRIGRNFMRCWLSRGENTGLEVVGLNDTSDPKTNAHLLTYDSMLGRIRDTEVGYTDDTLIVNGKTIKCFSDRNPLNLPWKEWGVDLVIESTGVFVTKEGASKHLQAGARKVLITAPGKGEGVGTFVVGVNESEYRHADYDIVSNASCTTNCMAPIVKVLDQEFGVVKGLMTTIHSYTGDQRILDASHRDLRRARAAAMNIVPTSTGAAKAVALVYPSVKGKLTGIAMRVPTPNVSVVDLVFESAKPTTAEAVNSALKAASQNGMKGIIKYGDLPLVSSDYAGTDESTIVDEALTLSIGDNLVKVVAWYDNEWGYSQRVVDLAEVVASKWA
- the murC gene encoding UDP-N-acetylmuramate--L-alanine ligase; translated protein: MPLELQPGQPVHFIGVAGIGMSALALILADRGYPVSGSDPRESPMRSHLETVGVRVFSRQDESTVAQLDSSGLNPLVVCSTAIPESNPELKAARTRGWPVLHRSDLLAALIDQQPAIAVAGSHGKTTTSTLITELLLAAGEDPTAVIGGVVPSLGRNGRCGQGRLLVAEADESDGTLVKFAPELGVITNLELDHTDHYHDLDALVATVSRFAGNCRSVLANHDCAVLRRHLRAQSWWSVEHADGVAFAALPVHLDGDHTIAEFYESGEPVGRLRLPLPGRHNLSNSTAALAACRMQGVPFERLREAMATLRSPGRRFDLRGTWQGRFVVDDYAHHPSEVAATLAMARLMVESGNSPLPGRPERLVALFQPHRYSRTQDFMEAFAEALRAADLVLLAPLYAAGEEPRPGISSAALASAIEAAPHHPDVHVAGSLDQLADQVVAVSRPGDLLLAMGAGNVNSLWGLLQTRTTDEHPGSDHPPVAA
- the murB gene encoding UDP-N-acetylmuramate dehydrogenase yields the protein MTRSPLERESIPAPDAAPQAGIPLAGYTTWRVGGPAEWFAEPATLPELISLLAWAVDRGQAVHLMGAGSNLLIHDAGLEGLTLCLRRLQGARIDPATGLISALAGEPIPTLARRAARAGLAGLEWSVGIPGTVGGAAVMNAGAQGGCIAERLVEVEVIEPSRPETPHRLSAAELRFGYRHSRLQEEDLVVLSASFQLEPGHDPRQVTARTTGNLQHRTTTQPYHQPSCGSVFRNPEPQKAGRLIEGLGLKGRKVGGAMVSDVHANFIVNTGEATAEEIESLISQVQAEVLRAHGIGLVTEVKRLGW
- a CDS encoding YbaB/EbfC family nucleoid-associated protein → MAGFGLPNFGQLTEAFKKAQQIQQDAQKLQEELDAMELEGTSSDGRASIWLSGNQQPLKVRLAPELVSEGATVTEAAVLEALKAAYDTSTSTMKARMEELTGGLNLNLPGA
- the rsgA gene encoding ribosome small subunit-dependent GTPase A encodes the protein MGVSPGCESSVPPVEAGGGRHQGRVIALQGGFCRVRLRRPGPGNRDHLLCVRRSRLDRDGRWVVVGDQVWVEAIDWSSGRAVIAARESRRSLLTRPSVANCSHIHVVVSLQQPAFDPDQLSRFLITAEGTGLPVAVVLTKTDLSGPDAVAGLRSRIGGWGYASHPLCCVDGPGLEAYRRVLAAQPLTVLCGPSGAGKSSLLNALTPGLGLRVSAVSGRLERGRHTTRHVELLAVGDGALVADTPGFNRPSLPEAPGELAALFPEIRARLSAGRCRFRDCLHLDEPGCCVGRDWDRAPLYRRAVEEVCLAGRGEGGRRPGLRRRAG
- a CDS encoding sulfurtransferase TusA family protein → MTDPALEPSETLDLRGLPCPVNYIRTRLALEGLEPGSWLQVDLDAGEPEAMVSEGLRDAGHRVDVAHRHGGVTRLRIQRAAG
- the dnaJ gene encoding molecular chaperone DnaJ; this encodes MADYYDLLGVSRDADGETLKRAYRRLARQYHPDVNKDPGAEDRFKEIGRAYEVLSDPQTRARYDQFGEAGVSGAAGMPDMGDMGGFADLFETFFSGFGGAAQGPRRRGPQQGEDLRLDLTLDFEDAVFGGERDVQIRHLETCSTCKGTGAKSGSGPTTCSTCGGSGQVRRSTRTPFGNFTQVAPCPTCGGSGQVIADPCDACGGQGLQQVRKKLRITIPAGVDSGTRLRIGQEGNAGPRGGPSGDLYVFLTVKPHPRLQRDGTTVLSEVKVSYLQAILGDRIEVETVDGPETIEIPAGTQPQAQLTLQGKGIPRLGNPVARGDHLLRVVVQLPTRLNDQERDLLGQLAGHHSGKDHPHKSGLFGGLFGHHN
- the grpE gene encoding nucleotide exchange factor GrpE, whose product is MSGETPVTPERPETDPARDGMEHPAGDPQAAGAQPSDVADAGGDQGEDGSATEPPVSPGIGDTTGPDAAADRVRELEARLESLSREHEALNSQYVRIAADFDNFRKRQQRDQEDQRLQLTCTTLAEILPVVDNFERARQQLDPQNEEAQGLHRSYQGLYKQLVDVLRKFGVSVMRVEGETFDPTLHEAVMREESDEHPEDVITAELQRGYQLNERVLRHALVKVSMGPGPAPDAPSTDAEEPAG